Proteins from one Loktanella sp. M215 genomic window:
- a CDS encoding ABC transporter permease, with product MSLPLAFTFARRELRGGLRGFRVFLACLALGVAAIAAVGTVRAGIEAGLAEQGSALLGGDAQATLTYRHASPEELAFMQDVSTTLSETVDFRSMVVVGEDRALTQVRGVDAAYPLVGAVTLDPPMPLADALAGNGTLPGGVMERVLSDRLGLKPGDTFRMGTQDFVFSAVLASYPDNAAGGFSLGPRSIVLTRDLANAGLLSEGTLFDTDYRMLLPPGTDLQALKDRADAKFRDTGMRWRDSREGAGGTARFVERMGAFLILVGLSGLAVGGIGVSAAVRAYLGGKTGTIAILKTLGATRGTIFATYALQIGALTLLGVAIGLILGGGIPLALAPVIEAQLPIPADFGVYPAPLIEAAIYGILAAAIFTLWPLARTESIRAATLFRDAFGGGSALPRWPYLLITAGLVGLLLGLAIWFSGTVWLTLWTAGGIAGALLILVLAAALIRWIARLLRSTARGHPALRLALASIGARGGESTSVVLSLGLGLAVLAAIGQIDGNLRRAFTAELPERAPSYFFVDIQPDQIDGYRKILADNPAVTKVETAPMLRGVITRINGEDAQKVAGGHWVVRGDRGITYADSLPDGSTLSAGEWWPEGYAGAPQISFAAEEAAEIGLNLGDTLTVNVLGRDITGTITSFRQVNWDSAGLGFVLTFNSAALAGAPHSWISTVYAAPEAEAQILRDVATAYPNVTAIRIRDAIDRVSVLIEGITAATRYGALATLVTGFLVLIGAAAAGERARTFEAAVLKTIGATRGLIVASFALRAALLGLAAGVVALTAGIIGGWAVQTYIMENDYQIIWGNALWIVGGGVMVSLLAGLAFAIRPLQAAPAQVLRARE from the coding sequence ATGAGCCTGCCCCTCGCGTTCACCTTCGCCCGCCGCGAACTGCGCGGCGGCCTGCGCGGCTTTCGCGTCTTCCTCGCCTGCCTCGCCCTCGGTGTCGCCGCCATCGCCGCCGTCGGCACCGTGCGCGCCGGGATCGAGGCTGGCCTTGCCGAACAGGGCAGCGCCCTTCTGGGCGGCGACGCGCAGGCCACCCTGACCTATCGCCACGCCAGTCCGGAAGAGCTGGCGTTCATGCAGGACGTCTCGACCACCCTGTCGGAAACCGTCGACTTCCGGTCGATGGTCGTGGTGGGCGAAGACCGCGCTTTGACGCAGGTGCGCGGCGTGGACGCCGCCTATCCGCTGGTCGGTGCCGTCACGCTTGACCCGCCGATGCCGCTGGCGGACGCCTTGGCCGGCAACGGCACCCTGCCAGGCGGCGTGATGGAACGTGTTCTCTCCGACAGGCTTGGCCTGAAACCCGGCGACACCTTCCGCATGGGGACGCAGGACTTCGTGTTCAGCGCCGTGCTCGCCAGCTATCCCGACAACGCGGCGGGCGGCTTCTCCCTCGGGCCGCGCAGCATCGTGCTGACCCGCGACCTCGCCAATGCGGGCCTGTTGTCCGAAGGCACGCTGTTCGACACCGACTACCGCATGCTGCTACCCCCCGGCACCGATCTGCAGGCGTTGAAGGACCGTGCCGACGCGAAATTCCGCGACACCGGCATGCGCTGGCGCGACAGCCGCGAAGGTGCCGGCGGCACCGCCCGCTTTGTCGAACGGATGGGCGCGTTTCTGATCCTCGTGGGTCTGTCGGGCCTCGCCGTCGGCGGCATCGGCGTCAGCGCAGCCGTCCGCGCATACCTTGGCGGCAAGACCGGCACGATCGCGATTCTCAAGACGCTGGGCGCCACGCGCGGCACGATCTTTGCCACCTATGCGCTGCAGATCGGCGCGCTGACGCTGCTGGGTGTCGCGATAGGCCTGATCCTCGGCGGCGGCATCCCCCTCGCCCTCGCCCCGGTGATCGAGGCGCAACTGCCGATTCCCGCCGATTTCGGCGTCTACCCCGCCCCCCTGATCGAGGCCGCGATCTACGGCATCCTCGCCGCCGCGATCTTCACCCTTTGGCCCCTCGCCCGGACCGAGAGCATCCGTGCCGCTACCCTGTTCCGCGATGCCTTCGGCGGTGGGTCGGCCCTGCCCCGCTGGCCCTATCTGCTGATCACGGCGGGTCTTGTCGGCCTGCTCCTCGGTCTCGCGATCTGGTTCTCCGGCACGGTCTGGCTGACCCTCTGGACCGCTGGCGGGATTGCGGGGGCCTTGCTGATCCTCGTGCTCGCCGCCGCCCTGATCCGCTGGATCGCCCGCCTGTTGCGCAGCACCGCCCGCGGCCATCCCGCCCTGCGGCTGGCGCTCGCCAGTATCGGTGCACGCGGCGGCGAATCGACCTCCGTCGTCCTGTCGCTGGGCCTCGGCCTCGCCGTGCTTGCCGCCATCGGCCAGATCGACGGCAACCTGCGCCGCGCCTTCACGGCAGAGCTGCCTGAACGCGCGCCCAGCTATTTCTTCGTCGACATCCAGCCCGACCAGATCGACGGCTACCGCAAGATCCTCGCCGACAACCCGGCCGTGACCAAGGTCGAAACCGCCCCCATGCTCCGCGGCGTCATCACCCGGATCAACGGCGAGGATGCGCAGAAGGTCGCTGGCGGCCATTGGGTCGTGCGCGGCGACCGTGGCATCACCTATGCCGACAGCCTGCCCGACGGCAGCACGCTCTCTGCCGGTGAATGGTGGCCCGAAGGTTATGCGGGCGCGCCTCAGATCAGCTTTGCCGCCGAAGAGGCGGCAGAGATCGGTCTGAACCTTGGCGACACCCTGACCGTCAACGTCCTTGGCCGCGACATCACCGGCACGATCACCAGCTTCCGGCAGGTGAACTGGGACAGCGCCGGTCTCGGTTTTGTGCTGACCTTCAATTCCGCCGCCCTCGCCGGTGCACCGCACAGCTGGATTTCCACCGTCTATGCCGCGCCAGAGGCCGAGGCGCAGATCCTGCGCGACGTGGCAACTGCCTATCCCAACGTCACCGCCATCCGCATCCGCGACGCCATCGACCGTGTCTCCGTGCTGATCGAGGGGATCACCGCCGCCACGCGCTACGGCGCGCTGGCGACCCTCGTGACCGGCTTCCTCGTGCTGATCGGTGCCGCCGCCGCAGGCGAGCGCGCCCGCACGTTCGAGGCGGCCGTGCTCAAGACCATCGGCGCCACCCGCGGCCTGATCGTCGCCAGCTTTGCCTTGCGCGCGGCCCTGCTGGGGCTGGCGGCGGGTGTCGTGGCGCTGACGGCGGGCATCATAGGCGGCTGGGCGGTGCAGACCTACATCATGGAAAACGACTACCAGATCATCTGGGGCAATGCCCTGTGGATCGTCGGTGGCGGCGTCATGGTCTCGCTCCTTGCAGGCCTCGCCTTCGCCATCCGCCCCCTGCAAGCCGCCCCGGCACAGGTGCTCCGTGCCAGAGAGTGA
- a CDS encoding ABC transporter ATP-binding protein, protein MSDTVLSLRHVALSLDGNAGKVDILHDISLDVASGETLGLVGPSGSGKSSLLMLMGGLEQATTGQITAMGSDLTAMNEDQLARFRRSHMGVVFQSFHLIPTMTALENVATPLELAGVKDAFDRARAELEAVGLGNRVDHYPNQMSGGEQQRVALARASAPRPKLLLADEPTGNLDEANGSAIIELLFGLRDRHGSTLIMVTHARDLAARCSRVIGLRDGRLDAA, encoded by the coding sequence ATGTCCGATACCGTCCTGTCGCTGCGCCACGTGGCGCTGTCCCTCGACGGCAATGCGGGCAAGGTGGACATCCTGCACGATATCTCGCTCGACGTGGCAAGCGGTGAAACCTTGGGGCTGGTCGGGCCGAGTGGATCTGGCAAGTCATCTCTCCTGATGCTGATGGGCGGTCTGGAACAGGCCACCACAGGTCAGATCACCGCGATGGGCAGCGACCTGACCGCGATGAACGAAGACCAGCTCGCCCGCTTTCGCCGTTCACATATGGGGGTGGTCTTCCAGTCTTTCCACCTGATCCCGACGATGACCGCTCTTGAAAACGTGGCCACGCCGCTGGAACTGGCCGGGGTCAAGGATGCCTTCGACCGGGCGCGGGCCGAGCTGGAGGCCGTGGGCCTTGGCAACCGCGTCGATCACTACCCCAACCAGATGTCCGGCGGTGAACAGCAGCGCGTCGCCCTCGCCCGCGCCTCTGCCCCGCGTCCCAAACTGCTTTTGGCGGATGAACCCACCGGCAACCTCGACGAGGCGAACGGCAGCGCCATCATCGAGCTTCTTTTCGGCCTGCGCGACCGGCACGGGTCCACGCTTATCATGGTCACCCACGCACGCGACCTTGCCGCCCGATGTTCGCGCGTGATCGGCCTGCGCGACGGCCGTCTGGACGCCGCATGA
- a CDS encoding arylesterase, with the protein MGKTFALFTLAYGAVRSVRNGLILSLFATAAVAAPVTVAALGDSLTAGYGLEQDQGFVPQMQAWLDAEGAEVTLLNAGVSGDTTAGGLSRVDWTLTPDVDAMLIALGGNDYLRGLDPKVSRDNLDKILGKAKAADVPSMLIGLRAGTNYGADYATAFNGMYGDLGAKYDVPVYPDWFAGLRDLDLPKYLQADGIHPNAEGVKLIVAAMGPAVLDFVKGLPAD; encoded by the coding sequence ATGGGGAAAACCTTTGCTTTGTTCACCCTTGCATATGGTGCAGTGCGGTCGGTGCGCAACGGGTTGATCCTGAGCCTTTTTGCCACGGCGGCCGTTGCCGCACCCGTGACCGTCGCGGCCCTGGGCGACAGCCTGACGGCGGGATACGGGCTGGAGCAGGATCAGGGATTCGTGCCGCAGATGCAGGCCTGGCTGGACGCAGAGGGGGCAGAGGTCACGTTGCTGAACGCCGGAGTGTCGGGCGACACGACCGCTGGCGGGCTGAGCCGCGTGGACTGGACACTGACGCCAGACGTCGATGCCATGCTGATAGCACTGGGCGGTAACGACTATTTGCGCGGTCTGGACCCGAAGGTCAGTCGCGACAACCTCGACAAGATCCTTGGCAAGGCGAAGGCGGCCGATGTGCCGTCGATGTTGATCGGGTTGCGGGCGGGTACGAACTATGGCGCGGATTACGCGACGGCGTTCAATGGGATGTACGGCGATCTGGGGGCAAAATACGACGTGCCGGTCTATCCCGACTGGTTCGCCGGGCTGCGCGATCTGGACCTGCCGAAGTATCTGCAGGCGGATGGCATTCACCCCAACGCGGAAGGGGTGAAGCTGATTGTCGCGGCCATGGGGCCAGCCGTTCTGGATTTCGTGAAGGGCTTGCCGGCCGATTAG
- a CDS encoding cold-shock protein gives MATGTVKWFNTTKGFGFIAPDGGSKDVFVHISAVERSGLTGLADNQKVKFDIEAGRDGRESAVNLSLA, from the coding sequence ATGGCAACCGGAACAGTGAAGTGGTTTAACACCACGAAAGGCTTTGGCTTTATTGCGCCCGACGGCGGATCGAAGGACGTTTTCGTCCACATCTCTGCCGTCGAACGCTCTGGCCTGACGGGCCTTGCTGACAATCAGAAGGTCAAGTTCGACATCGAAGCGGGCCGCGATGGCCGCGAATCGGCTGTGAACCTCTCGCTGGCCTAA
- a CDS encoding cold-shock protein: protein MATGTVKWFNATKGFGFIAPDGGSKDVFVHISAVERSGLTGLADNQKVTFDIESGRDGRESAVNLSLA, encoded by the coding sequence ATGGCTACTGGCACCGTGAAATGGTTCAACGCAACCAAAGGCTTCGGCTTCATCGCTCCCGATGGCGGCTCCAAGGACGTTTTCGTCCACATCTCCGCTGTTGAGCGTTCGGGCCTGACCGGTCTGGCCGACAACCAGAAAGTGACCTTCGACATCGAATCCGGCCGTGACGGTCGTGAATCGGCTGTGAACCTGTCGCTGGCGTAA
- the ettA gene encoding energy-dependent translational throttle protein EttA, with translation MASYQFVYFMDGVSKTYPGGKKVFENIRLNFLPGVKIGVVGVNGTGKSTLMRIMAGQDKDFQGEAWAAEGARVGYLPQEPELDPTLNVRENVMLGVADKKAVLDRYNEVAMNYSDETADEMARLQDEIDAQNLWDLDAQIDVSMEALRCPPDDADVTSLSGGEKRRVALCKLLLEAPDMLLLDEPTNHLDAETIAWLQQHLVDYKGTILIVTHDRYFLDAITGWILELDRGSGIPHEGNYSSWLEAKAKRLEKEAKEDKSKQRTLERELEWMRQGAKARQAKSKARISAYNDLANQSEKEKMGRAQIIIPNGPRLGSKVIEVTDLKKAMGDKLLVEGLSFDLPPGGIVGVIGPNGAGKSTLFSMLTGQAQPDEGSVEYGDTVKLSYVDQSRDALAPDATVWEEITGGAEIIELGDASMNSRAYCSAFNFKGGDQQKKVGLLSGGERNRVHMAKLLKSGGNVLLLDEPTNDLDVETLRALEDALTSFAGCAVVISHDRFFLDRICTHILAFEGDAHVEWFQGNFEDYEEDKKRRLGADALEPKRLKHKKFVR, from the coding sequence ATGGCAAGCTATCAGTTCGTCTATTTCATGGACGGCGTGTCCAAGACCTATCCCGGCGGCAAGAAGGTCTTTGAAAACATCCGGCTGAACTTTCTGCCCGGCGTCAAGATCGGCGTCGTCGGTGTGAACGGCACCGGTAAATCGACACTGATGCGCATCATGGCGGGTCAGGACAAGGATTTTCAGGGCGAAGCCTGGGCCGCAGAAGGCGCGCGCGTCGGCTATCTGCCGCAGGAACCGGAACTGGACCCGACGCTGAACGTGCGCGAAAACGTCATGCTGGGTGTGGCCGACAAGAAGGCCGTGCTGGACCGCTACAACGAAGTCGCGATGAACTACAGCGACGAGACGGCCGACGAGATGGCCCGCCTGCAGGACGAGATCGACGCCCAGAACCTCTGGGACCTCGACGCGCAGATCGATGTCAGCATGGAAGCCCTGCGCTGCCCCCCCGACGACGCCGACGTCACGTCCCTGTCAGGCGGTGAAAAGCGGCGCGTGGCCCTGTGCAAGCTGCTGCTGGAAGCGCCCGACATGCTGCTGCTGGACGAACCGACCAACCACCTCGACGCGGAAACCATCGCGTGGCTGCAGCAGCACCTTGTGGACTACAAAGGCACGATCCTGATCGTGACCCACGATCGTTACTTCCTTGATGCGATCACCGGCTGGATCCTCGAACTCGACCGCGGGTCGGGCATTCCGCACGAGGGCAATTACTCCAGCTGGCTGGAGGCCAAGGCCAAGCGTCTGGAAAAAGAGGCGAAAGAGGACAAGTCCAAGCAGCGCACGCTGGAGCGCGAGCTGGAATGGATGCGTCAAGGCGCCAAGGCGCGTCAGGCCAAGTCGAAGGCGCGGATCAGCGCCTATAACGACCTCGCCAACCAGTCCGAAAAGGAAAAGATGGGCCGCGCCCAGATCATCATCCCGAACGGTCCGCGTCTGGGGTCCAAGGTGATCGAGGTCACGGACCTGAAAAAGGCGATGGGCGACAAGTTGCTGGTCGAGGGGCTGTCCTTCGACCTGCCGCCCGGCGGCATCGTCGGCGTCATCGGCCCGAACGGCGCCGGCAAATCGACGCTCTTTTCGATGCTGACCGGTCAGGCACAGCCCGATGAAGGCAGCGTCGAATACGGCGATACGGTCAAGCTGTCCTACGTGGACCAGTCCCGAGACGCGCTGGCCCCCGATGCGACAGTCTGGGAGGAAATCACCGGCGGCGCCGAAATCATCGAACTCGGTGACGCCTCGATGAACAGCCGCGCCTACTGCTCGGCCTTCAACTTCAAGGGTGGTGATCAGCAAAAGAAGGTCGGCCTGCTGTCGGGGGGCGAACGCAACCGCGTCCACATGGCCAAACTGCTGAAATCCGGCGGCAACGTCCTGCTCCTCGACGAGCCGACGAACGACCTCGACGTGGAAACGCTGCGGGCGCTCGAAGACGCCCTGACATCCTTCGCGGGCTGCGCAGTGGTCATCAGCCACGACCGATTCTTCCTCGACCGGATCTGCACGCACATCCTGGCCTTCGAAGGCGACGCCCACGTCGAATGGTTCCAGGGCAATTTCGAAGACTACGAGGAAGACAAGAAACGCCGTCTCGGCGCCGACGCGCTGGAACCCAAGCGGTTGAAACATAAGAAATTCGTGCGCTAG
- a CDS encoding putative bifunctional diguanylate cyclase/phosphodiesterase, whose product MSDVSVPVPFRFLPVAGPALWRRLNARRLAAGALPDFDAIACASTNDGIIVQTLEGIIIWANPAFARIVGLPMDRILGRNPLSFCMPKDQTPSRAQIADFRYDPANPNLQKLIVLRNRRSDGTLFWNQLSFSFHKNAQDQTFAVLVCRDVSEQIDQTRALRDTTRSLTQMASHDSLTGLANRNRFNDFISKALADADVTRHGLAVLQIDMDRFKAINDSHGHAAGDAALQHVTAAMTGKLRQTDLLARMGGDEFVAVCLGVTSDDDLLRIGQSLCDAARIPFMFGGEELTASVSIGAVVADQGDTDADLLLQKSDFALYEVKRNGRGHVAIYDSRLHAEAQRRDRLSAHLRHCIADEKLTFYFQPTVDLITGRIRGFEALARWQHPTRGLIHPAEFLPLARDMNLLKAVDLAAISAAAQLRKRLIHSGFDDIRVGINGSAHLLQDPAHIDLLPARVTRAGARTQDFVIELAERDVFGNEDRIETHLTAISRLVGHGFSVLIDGFGAGYAGLLHVERLAVAGFKIEKALIRRLDTVPACERITAMLLTFSREKDIYAVAYGIETADQARMVRALGGTVGQGNHFARAMPAEDVIDWLRQRAARPPLAVAADLSLIAPVHVAR is encoded by the coding sequence ATGTCAGACGTCAGCGTACCTGTACCGTTTCGTTTCCTGCCCGTGGCCGGCCCCGCCCTGTGGCGCAGGCTGAACGCAAGACGCCTTGCCGCCGGTGCCCTGCCCGACTTCGACGCGATTGCCTGCGCCAGCACCAACGACGGAATCATCGTCCAGACGCTCGAAGGGATCATCATCTGGGCGAACCCCGCCTTCGCGCGAATCGTCGGTCTGCCGATGGACCGCATCCTCGGCCGCAATCCGCTGTCCTTCTGCATGCCGAAGGATCAGACACCGTCGCGTGCGCAGATCGCGGATTTCCGCTATGACCCTGCCAATCCGAACCTGCAAAAACTGATCGTGCTGCGCAACCGCCGCAGCGATGGCACCCTGTTCTGGAACCAGCTCAGCTTCAGCTTTCACAAGAACGCGCAGGATCAGACATTCGCCGTTCTGGTCTGCCGGGACGTCAGCGAACAAATCGACCAGACCCGCGCCCTGCGCGATACGACCCGGTCATTGACCCAGATGGCGTCCCACGACAGCCTGACCGGTCTGGCCAACAGGAACCGGTTCAATGACTTCATCTCCAAGGCACTTGCCGACGCGGACGTGACCCGTCACGGCCTCGCCGTGCTGCAGATCGACATGGACAGGTTCAAGGCGATCAACGACAGCCACGGCCACGCCGCCGGCGATGCCGCGTTGCAGCACGTGACCGCGGCCATGACGGGCAAGTTGCGGCAAACCGATCTTCTGGCGCGGATGGGGGGCGATGAATTCGTCGCCGTCTGCCTTGGCGTGACCAGCGACGACGACCTTTTGCGAATCGGACAAAGCCTGTGCGACGCCGCCCGTATCCCTTTCATGTTTGGCGGCGAAGAATTGACGGCCTCGGTCAGCATCGGCGCCGTGGTGGCGGATCAAGGCGATACGGATGCCGATCTGCTGCTGCAAAAGTCGGATTTCGCCCTTTACGAGGTCAAGCGGAACGGTCGCGGCCATGTCGCGATTTACGACAGCCGGCTGCATGCAGAGGCGCAGCGTCGGGACCGTCTGTCGGCACACCTGCGGCACTGCATCGCAGACGAAAAGCTGACGTTCTACTTTCAGCCGACAGTCGACCTGATCACCGGCCGGATCCGCGGATTCGAGGCGCTGGCGCGGTGGCAGCACCCCACCCGCGGATTGATTCACCCGGCGGAATTTCTGCCCCTCGCCCGCGACATGAATCTGCTCAAGGCTGTTGACCTTGCCGCCATCTCGGCTGCAGCACAGCTGCGTAAACGCCTGATTCACAGCGGATTTGATGACATCCGGGTCGGCATCAACGGGTCTGCACACCTGTTGCAGGATCCGGCGCACATCGACCTTCTGCCAGCACGCGTCACGCGCGCGGGCGCCCGGACGCAGGATTTCGTCATCGAACTGGCGGAACGCGATGTCTTTGGCAACGAAGACCGTATCGAAACGCATCTGACGGCAATCTCGCGGCTCGTGGGTCACGGATTCAGCGTCCTGATCGACGGGTTCGGCGCAGGCTATGCCGGCCTTCTGCACGTCGAACGCCTGGCCGTTGCGGGCTTCAAGATCGAAAAAGCACTGATCCGCCGCCTCGATACCGTCCCGGCCTGTGAACGGATCACCGCGATGCTGCTGACGTTCAGCCGAGAGAAAGACATCTATGCCGTCGCCTACGGTATCGAAACCGCAGATCAGGCGCGCATGGTCCGCGCACTGGGCGGAACGGTGGGCCAGGGCAATCATTTTGCCCGCGCCATGCCCGCCGAAGACGTGATCGACTGGTTGCGCCAACGCGCAGCCCGCCCGCCGCTGGCCGTGGCCGCCGACCTGTCCCTGATTGCCCCCGTGCACGTCGCCCGATAA
- a CDS encoding nicotinate-nucleotide adenylyltransferase, translating into MQGWPAAARGQVVGLLGGSFDPAHAGHVHITRTALRRFGLDRVWWLVSPGNPLKTSGPAPLADRMAQAAAVMQHPRVTITDVEARLGTRHTAQTLRALQQRYPGVRFVWLMGADNLVQFDRWQDWRWIMDHVPVGVLARPGDRLAARFSRAARIYRMARVPASASRALGRTAAPAWCFVDLPLSDMSSSAIRAQGAWRKRDRAKIVSAAGHGVGLVHD; encoded by the coding sequence ATGCAGGGTTGGCCCGCGGCGGCACGGGGACAGGTGGTCGGCCTGCTGGGCGGATCGTTCGATCCCGCCCACGCGGGACATGTCCATATCACGCGGACCGCCCTCCGGCGATTCGGACTGGATCGCGTGTGGTGGCTGGTCAGTCCGGGCAACCCGTTGAAGACCAGCGGGCCGGCCCCTTTGGCTGACCGGATGGCGCAGGCCGCGGCTGTCATGCAGCATCCCCGGGTCACGATTACGGATGTCGAGGCGCGTCTGGGCACGCGGCACACGGCGCAGACGCTGCGCGCGTTGCAACAACGGTATCCGGGCGTGCGGTTCGTCTGGCTGATGGGGGCGGACAATCTGGTGCAGTTTGACCGCTGGCAGGACTGGCGCTGGATCATGGACCATGTGCCGGTTGGCGTGCTGGCCCGGCCGGGCGACCGGCTGGCCGCCCGTTTCAGCCGTGCGGCGCGCATCTATCGCATGGCGCGGGTCCCGGCGTCGGCCAGCCGTGCCTTGGGACGCACTGCCGCGCCAGCCTGGTGTTTCGTCGATCTGCCGCTGAGCGACATGTCGTCGAGCGCCATTCGGGCGCAGGGGGCATGGCGCAAGCGTGATCGCGCGAAGATTGTCAGCGCGGCGGGCCACGGGGTAGGACTGGTGCATGATTGA
- the dacB gene encoding D-alanyl-D-alanine carboxypeptidase/D-alanyl-D-alanine endopeptidase — MIETTKRLSRRALLTGGVCLAAGMAVAAPQTTLRPVTRPTVTAAVPEVPAGVRPVARKSAVDLIRAAGLEGQVGFVIADQETGEVLEQVNGAQGRPPASVTKTLTALYALEILGPDYRFATRLLATGPVTDGVLKGDLILAGGGDPNLVTDELATLAQRLSDAGVTRVDGDFLVWGNALPGVKEIEPGQLDQLGYNPSLGGLNLNFNRVYFEWARSGAAYSVTLDARSETRRPAVKSARMAVVDRAGPVYTYTEGQGVDNWTVAKGALGKAGSRWLPVRFPALYAGEVFQTLARDAGVTVPAMKLIDTLPAATELARFESQPLVDMMRDMLLYSTNITAEAAGMTATAKRVGTAQDMQTSAMKMAEWYVARAGIHVQLEDHSGLTDENHVSARDEVTFLNAPGVATQLRPLMKSITMLDDKRKAIRDFPGQVRAKTGTLNFVSALAGYLETDRGRTLTFAIFAHDPEARLASLSSLDEQPRGAAGFNGRAKGLQQDLLQRWAILGRIGG; from the coding sequence ATGATTGAAACGACAAAACGACTATCCCGCCGCGCGCTTTTGACGGGCGGGGTCTGTCTTGCTGCAGGCATGGCGGTCGCGGCACCGCAGACGACCCTGCGGCCCGTGACACGGCCTACCGTGACGGCTGCCGTGCCAGAGGTGCCTGCCGGCGTCAGGCCCGTCGCGCGCAAGAGCGCCGTCGATCTGATCCGCGCCGCGGGACTGGAAGGTCAGGTCGGGTTCGTGATTGCCGATCAGGAGACCGGAGAGGTGCTGGAGCAGGTCAACGGCGCGCAGGGCCGCCCGCCGGCGAGCGTGACCAAGACCCTTACGGCGCTTTACGCGCTGGAAATCCTGGGTCCCGACTACCGTTTCGCCACGCGTCTTCTGGCGACCGGTCCTGTGACGGACGGCGTGCTGAAGGGGGATCTGATCCTTGCCGGTGGCGGCGATCCGAACCTTGTGACCGACGAGTTGGCGACGCTGGCACAACGGCTGTCGGATGCGGGCGTGACCCGGGTGGACGGCGATTTTCTGGTCTGGGGCAACGCCTTGCCCGGTGTGAAGGAGATCGAGCCGGGGCAGTTGGATCAGCTGGGCTATAACCCGTCGCTGGGCGGCCTGAACCTGAATTTCAACCGCGTCTATTTCGAATGGGCGCGCAGCGGTGCGGCGTATTCCGTGACGCTGGATGCGCGCAGCGAGACGCGGCGGCCTGCGGTCAAAAGCGCGCGGATGGCTGTCGTGGATCGCGCTGGCCCTGTTTACACCTATACCGAAGGGCAGGGCGTCGATAACTGGACGGTCGCCAAGGGGGCGCTGGGCAAGGCCGGGTCGCGGTGGTTGCCGGTGCGGTTTCCGGCCCTTTACGCGGGCGAGGTTTTCCAGACGCTCGCACGCGATGCCGGTGTGACGGTCCCGGCGATGAAGCTGATCGACACGCTGCCCGCCGCGACGGAACTGGCGCGGTTCGAAAGCCAGCCTTTGGTCGACATGATGCGCGACATGCTGCTGTATTCGACCAACATCACCGCAGAGGCGGCGGGGATGACGGCGACGGCCAAGCGGGTCGGGACGGCGCAGGACATGCAGACCTCTGCGATGAAAATGGCGGAGTGGTACGTCGCGCGGGCGGGAATCCACGTGCAGCTGGAGGATCACTCCGGCCTGACCGACGAAAATCATGTCTCTGCCCGCGACGAGGTCACTTTTCTGAACGCGCCTGGCGTTGCCACGCAACTGCGGCCCCTGATGAAGTCGATCACGATGCTGGACGATAAGCGCAAGGCGATCCGGGATTTTCCGGGTCAGGTCAGGGCCAAGACGGGCACGCTGAATTTCGTCTCGGCGCTGGCGGGCTATCTGGAAACGGACCGCGGCCGCACACTGACCTTTGCGATCTTTGCCCACGATCCCGAGGCGCGGCTGGCGTCGCTGTCGTCACTGGACGAGCAGCCGCGGGGGGCCGCCGGGTTCAACGGCCGGGCCAAAGGCCTGCAACAGGACCTGCTGCAACGCTGGGCTATTCTGGGCCGCATCGGCGGATAA
- a CDS encoding PLDc N-terminal domain-containing protein, which translates to MEYGLFGLIVLIADLYAIYQVLTSGSSTGSKVVWTLAILILPVLGFIVWLVAGPRGASVRV; encoded by the coding sequence ATGGAATATGGTCTCTTTGGCCTGATCGTCCTGATCGCCGACCTTTACGCCATCTACCAGGTGCTGACGTCCGGCAGCTCGACCGGATCCAAGGTCGTCTGGACTCTCGCCATTCTGATCCTGCCCGTCCTCGGCTTCATCGTCTGGCTGGTGGCCGGACCGCGCGGTGCGTCCGTGCGGGTGTGA
- a CDS encoding tellurite resistance TerB family protein yields MVTDSMTPQDALAALMIAVSASDENIRTSELIKINSAINNLPVFSDYDSDRLPRVTRMVFDLLDQEDGLEALFGLIRDTLPERLFETAYALSCDVAAADGKIGETEGRMLEEIRDELDLDRLHAAAIERGARARHMTI; encoded by the coding sequence ATGGTAACGGACTCCATGACCCCGCAGGACGCGCTGGCCGCCCTGATGATCGCCGTCTCCGCCTCGGACGAAAACATCCGGACGTCCGAGCTGATCAAGATCAATTCGGCCATCAACAACCTGCCCGTCTTCTCGGACTACGACTCCGACCGCTTGCCGCGCGTCACGCGCATGGTCTTCGACCTGCTGGACCAGGAGGATGGTCTGGAGGCGCTGTTCGGCCTGATCCGCGACACCCTGCCAGAGCGTCTGTTCGAAACGGCCTATGCGCTGTCCTGCGACGTGGCCGCCGCCGATGGCAAGATCGGCGAGACGGAAGGCCGCATGCTGGAAGAAATCCGCGACGAACTGGATCTGGACCGGCTGCACGCCGCCGCGATCGAACGCGGGGCGCGCGCCCGTCACATGACGATCTGA